Proteins encoded within one genomic window of Tissierellales bacterium:
- a CDS encoding DEAD/DEAH box helicase, with protein sequence MKFNELELSGPLVKATVEMGFEEMTEIQERVIPTLRDGRDCIGQSQTGTGKTAAFSIPILEQLDKGSKKTQAVIICPTRELSVQVCDEIKRLTKYMNGVKVVPVYGGEPIFKQINQLKRGAQIVVGTPGRLIDHIKRKTVRLGDIKTVVLDEADEMLKMGFREDIEFVLDEIDRKVQIMLFSATFPKSIMDIAKHYQEDPEVVKVKAKRITSDTVLQQYSSVKRKDKYDAIQRFLNTLAPKRCIVFCNTKSKVDELTELLQTDGYRVDKIHGDLKQTLRMNVLRRFNEGQLNIMVGTDVAARGLDIQNVDLVFNYDLPDKEDYYVHRIGRSGRAGKAGRAISLVSRRDYHMLRMIEKYTSAKVEKIAIPTINEVNDTILDTFAQKLAKDIAKVDRETYEPLLQKLYDEGYDSETIALALMGRTITLPSEKKHDINDQSKPVKGSNGRNDKRSSGKRGGKKRDRGSKNQDRLFFNLGKNDGIKVGDLVGAIAGETGVSPNHIGSIDLFDKYGFVDVDKEYSKKVLKKLNKKRIKGKKVALEPAN encoded by the coding sequence ATGAAATTTAATGAATTAGAATTGAGTGGCCCATTGGTGAAAGCAACGGTAGAAATGGGTTTTGAAGAGATGACAGAAATACAAGAGAGAGTAATACCTACACTTAGAGATGGTAGGGATTGTATAGGTCAATCTCAAACTGGAACTGGAAAAACTGCTGCGTTTTCAATTCCTATATTGGAACAATTAGATAAGGGGAGTAAAAAGACACAGGCGGTTATTATTTGTCCGACTAGAGAGTTATCAGTTCAAGTGTGTGATGAGATAAAGCGTCTTACTAAGTATATGAATGGTGTAAAAGTCGTTCCTGTTTATGGTGGAGAGCCTATTTTCAAACAGATAAATCAATTGAAAAGAGGAGCACAGATTGTTGTTGGAACACCTGGAAGACTTATAGACCACATAAAGAGAAAAACGGTTAGACTTGGTGATATCAAAACTGTAGTTTTAGATGAAGCGGATGAAATGTTAAAAATGGGATTTAGAGAAGATATTGAGTTTGTATTGGATGAAATAGATAGAAAAGTTCAAATTATGCTATTTTCAGCGACATTCCCAAAATCAATAATGGATATAGCTAAGCATTATCAAGAAGATCCAGAGGTTGTTAAGGTTAAAGCTAAGAGGATAACGTCAGATACAGTATTACAACAGTACAGCAGTGTTAAGCGAAAAGACAAGTATGATGCTATACAAAGATTTTTAAATACGTTAGCACCTAAAAGATGTATAGTATTTTGTAATACAAAGTCTAAAGTTGATGAATTAACAGAATTACTTCAAACTGATGGGTATAGAGTCGACAAAATTCATGGTGATTTGAAGCAAACACTTAGAATGAATGTTCTAAGAAGATTCAATGAAGGTCAGCTTAACATAATGGTTGGAACAGATGTAGCAGCTAGAGGTCTTGATATTCAAAATGTAGATTTAGTATTCAATTATGATTTACCAGATAAAGAAGATTATTATGTTCACAGAATTGGACGTAGTGGACGTGCAGGTAAAGCTGGTAGAGCTATAAGTTTAGTATCGCGTAGAGATTACCATATGCTTAGAATGATTGAGAAATATACAAGTGCTAAAGTAGAAAAAATAGCTATTCCAACAATCAATGAGGTTAATGATACTATATTGGATACTTTTGCTCAGAAGCTTGCAAAAGATATTGCTAAAGTTGATAGAGAAACTTACGAACCATTATTACAAAAATTGTATGATGAGGGATATGATAGTGAGACAATAGCACTTGCACTTATGGGTAGAACTATAACACTTCCAAGTGAGAAGAAACATGATATAAATGATCAAAGTAAACCAGTTAAAGGATCAAATGGTAGAAACGATAAGAGATCTTCTGGAAAACGTGGTGGTAAGAAGAGAGATAGAGGTTCTAAAAACCAAGATAGATTATTCTTTAACTTAGGAAAGAATGATGGCATTAAAGTTGGAGATCTTGTTGGAGCAATTGCTGGAGAAACTGGTGTATCTCCAAATCATATAGGCTCGATTGACTTATTCGATAAGTACGGTTTTGTTGATGTAGACAAAGAGTATTCTAAAAAAGTTCTTAAGAAACTGAACAAGAAACGTATTAAAGGAAAGAAAGTTGCTTTAGAACCAGCTAACTAG
- the pyrE gene encoding orotate phosphoribosyltransferase, which yields MERYKQEFIEFMVECGVLTFGDFTTKSGRKTPFFINTGNYKNGRQLQKLGDFYAKAIKERFNDDFDILFGPAYKGIPLSVATTISLNSLYDMEIGYCSNRKEVKDHGDKGILLGHKIEDGSRIVIIEDVTTAGTSIYETMPILESQGKVDVKGLMISVDRMERGQGEKSALVELKEKFDMETYAIVSMDEVIEYLYGREVQGKVLIDDEMKSAIEKYYELWGAK from the coding sequence ATGGAAAGATACAAACAAGAATTTATTGAATTTATGGTTGAATGTGGAGTACTTACTTTTGGCGATTTTACTACAAAAAGTGGAAGAAAAACACCTTTTTTTATCAATACAGGCAATTATAAGAATGGCAGACAATTACAAAAACTAGGAGATTTTTATGCAAAAGCTATAAAAGAAAGGTTCAACGATGACTTTGATATATTGTTTGGACCAGCATATAAAGGAATTCCTCTTAGTGTAGCTACTACTATATCACTTAATAGTTTATACGATATGGAAATTGGATATTGTTCTAATAGGAAAGAAGTGAAAGACCATGGTGATAAGGGTATATTACTAGGACATAAAATAGAAGATGGCAGTAGAATAGTAATCATAGAAGATGTTACTACTGCAGGAACTTCAATATACGAAACTATGCCTATATTAGAATCACAAGGGAAAGTAGACGTTAAAGGACTTATGATTTCGGTTGATCGCATGGAAAGAGGTCAGGGCGAAAAATCAGCATTGGTGGAACTTAAGGAAAAATTCGATATGGAGACATATGCGATTGTAAGTATGGATGAGGTTATAGAATATTTATATGGCAGAGAGGTGCAGGGAAAAGTTTTAATTGATGATGAAATGAAATCTGCAATTGAAAAGTATTATGAGTTATGGGGAGCTAAATAG
- a CDS encoding GNAT family N-acetyltransferase: MLIQVIDESVRDEMKEFLKVKWGSMIVVSKGKAHNLEELPGFVVIENERITGVVTYDVVDKDCEIISLDSVIENRGLGSKLLDKVIEIAKIVGCERVWLMTTNDNTKAMRFYQKRGFDLVGFYKDAMVKAREIKPEIPKIGYDDIPIKHELEFEKII; the protein is encoded by the coding sequence ATGCTTATACAGGTTATAGATGAATCGGTGAGAGACGAAATGAAGGAGTTTTTGAAAGTCAAATGGGGATCTATGATTGTTGTATCAAAAGGCAAAGCACATAATTTAGAGGAGTTACCAGGGTTTGTAGTAATAGAAAATGAAAGAATTACAGGTGTGGTTACATATGATGTGGTGGATAAAGATTGTGAAATCATATCATTAGATAGTGTTATTGAAAATCGGGGACTAGGAAGCAAGTTGTTAGATAAAGTTATAGAGATAGCTAAAATAGTGGGTTGTGAGAGGGTTTGGCTAATGACGACAAATGACAATACAAAAGCAATGAGATTTTATCAAAAGAGGGGTTTTGATTTAGTTGGTTTTTACAAAGATGCTATGGTGAAAGCTAGAGAAATAAAACCGGAGATTCCTAAAATCGGATATGATGATATTCCCATAAAGCATGAATTAGAATTTGAAAAAATTATATAG
- a CDS encoding histidine phosphatase family protein, protein MEIYLLRHARPDFSVHEDRIRPLSKEGMIEAKKACDFLAGEGIERIYSSPYKRSVQTIEPLASELGLEIVLKEDFRERKICDEWIEDFEGFCRNQWNDFEYKLEDGESLNEVQARNIGELKNIVENDDANKIAIGTHGTALSTMLNSFSSEFDYKFFQSIKSRMPVIIYIKVSDNMELKEWKILEY, encoded by the coding sequence ATGGAAATATATCTTTTAAGACATGCGAGACCAGATTTTTCAGTTCATGAAGATAGGATAAGGCCGCTTTCGAAAGAGGGAATGATTGAAGCTAAGAAGGCATGTGATTTTTTGGCAGGAGAGGGCATAGAAAGGATATATTCTAGTCCATATAAGAGAAGTGTGCAGACTATAGAGCCACTTGCTAGTGAATTAGGATTAGAAATAGTTCTCAAAGAAGATTTTAGAGAACGAAAGATATGTGATGAGTGGATTGAGGACTTTGAAGGTTTTTGTAGGAATCAATGGAATGATTTTGAATATAAATTGGAAGATGGAGAATCTCTAAATGAAGTGCAGGCTAGAAATATTGGAGAGCTAAAGAACATAGTAGAAAATGATGATGCAAATAAAATAGCCATAGGAACCCATGGAACGGCTCTTAGTACCATGTTAAATTCATTCAGTTCAGAGTTTGATTATAAGTTTTTCCAGAGTATAAAATCGAGGATGCCAGTAATAATATATATCAAAGTATCAGATAATATGGAACTTAAGGAGTGGAAAATTCTAGAGTATTGA